The proteins below come from a single Mya arenaria isolate MELC-2E11 chromosome 8, ASM2691426v1 genomic window:
- the LOC128242177 gene encoding rotatin-like: MGSTLRQDVDFNALFKKLGHHLDEIRVRALENILSKLEHKLICDSDLVQERHLFIRLLEWFNYPKSSRHSDVLNLLCRLLEHTSGAETLQDIGAIEFLTSLRKDVTSALQPVVNQVLENCMRLPDVDIGLDHAPECIYQRHNHTGMTAGAETTVDTIATRHTQDYSLAPSTNVPSEHGARLPDYREPPLGFFEGCQGDLGQQPMTPGPGGHPTAADLGLEGSSCFRMTIFPWLSLTPTDRHVLSSTNSSLQSREASMLVSMCEFLSDVVFQDFPAEIFLQRPNIVKNLLSLLSGPIKEGGVARLQAVRTLADYVTCLRSRIRCHQDPNFYTAKQDFSTTPTPFSTPSSSSSANQNGGGDGRPSVIGWTDSRPRGDGGDGDTSGSSTGTSRASSVGLSPEGRSGEPIDLEDVPALQYLQLTLPQFCTQVLERALPLLRSTDQVITMEVLHLLHLTLDIVIAMVRQAYGRISLWRLGNVVKSLLKA; this comes from the exons ATGGGGTCAACTTTGAGACAAGATGTTGACTTCAATGCTCTGTTCAAGAAGCTGG GTCACCATCTGGATGAGATTCGTGTTCGAGCCTTGGAGAATATTCTTTCCAAGTTAGAGCACAAGCTTATATGTGACTCTGATCTTGTCCAAGAACGCCACTTGTTTATTCGCCTCCTTGAATGGTTCAACTACCCGAAATCTTCCCGGCATTCAGATGTCCTCAATCTACTCTGCAGGCTTTTAGAG cACACATCCGGTGCAGAAACCTTACAAGACATTGGTGCGATTGAGTTTCTTACCAGTCTGCGAAAAGATGTGACATCGGCCCTGCAACCAGTTGTCAATCAGGTGCTTGAAAACTGCATGCGCCTGCCTGACGTTGATATTGGATTGGACCATGCTCCAGAGTGTATCTATCAGAGACACAACCATACAG gaaTGACAGCGGGTGCAGAAACCACAGTGGATACCATAGCAACCCGTCATACCCAGGATTATTCCCTCGCCCCTAGCACCAATGTCCCTTCTGAGCATGGAGCCAGACTACCAGATTACAGGGAACCACCTTTGGGGTTCTTTGAGGGGTGTCAGGGAGATCTGGGGCAACAGCCTATGACTCCAGGGCCCGGGGGTCACCCCACAGCAGCTGATCTGGGGCTTG AGGGCAGTAGCTGTTTTAGAATGACCATATTTCCATGGTTATCACTCACACCCACAGACAGACATGTTCTCTCCTCCACCAACAG TTCTCTCCAGAGTCGGGAGGCCTCAATGCTTGTCAGCATGTGCGAGTTTCTAAGTGACGTTGTCTTCCAAGACTTTCCTGCTGAAATTTTCCTGCAGAGGCCTAATATTGTCAAG AACCTGCTTTCACTCCTGAGTGGACCAATCAAAGAAGGGGGTGTGGCCAGGCTTCAGGCAGTAAGGACATTGGCTGACTATGTCACATGTCTGCGTAGTAGAATACGATGTCACCAGGATCCCAACTTTTACACAGCAAAACAAG ACTTCAGCACCACACCAACTCCATTCTCTACACCCTCAAGTTCTtcatcagccaatcagaatggAGGAGGAGATGGAAGACCATCGGTGATTGGTTGGACAGATTCCCGCCCCCGGGGGGATGGCGGGGATGGAGATACGTCTGGTTCTTCCACTGG GACATCTCGGGCTTCCAGTGTGGGCTTAAGCCCGGAAGGCAGGAGTGGAGAACCCATTGACCTTGAAGACGTCCCTGCCCTTCAATACCTGCAGTTAACCCTTCCACAGTTTTGTACCCAGGTTCTAGAGAGAGCGCTGCCACTTTTACGCTCTACTGATCAG GTCATCACCATGGAAGTCCTTCACCTTCTCCACTTGACCTTGGATATAGTGATTGCCATGGTACGCCAGGCCTATGGCAGGATCAGTCTATGGCGGCTAGGGAATGT aGTGAAAAGCTTATTGAAAGCCTAG